One Alkalicoccus halolimnae DNA segment encodes these proteins:
- the cls gene encoding cardiolipin synthase, which translates to MEWWDYLGYLIVIINIFIGFIIIFREQKSASTTWAWLMVLFFVPVIGLLLYFLFGRELKKSRWDESFLYESDKILQRQQHEDKKEQFTEKGDLLKKQSSVMDIHLYHSSSPLIYGEEIEFILDGSEKFKRLYADIEQARSTIYVQYFGIEKDEMGRRFINLLTKKAGEGVEVFLLFDSFGSLSVNKKFLKDFRRAGGKAKAFFPLRTALSKATVNHRNHRKIVVIDEMIGYTGGFNVGDKYVSFNESLGYWRDTHLRMTGQAAFFLAEHVLSDWDKANPNDSRTLKNKALPQPPASGKGTLMQIVRSGPDAERDQVHQGFLKMVQEAEDYIYIQTPYFIPDSSLLSALRMAVLSGVQVKIMIPNKPDHPFVYWATYYYVGELLREGAEIYKYEEGFLHAKTLTTDDAITTVGTTNMDVRSVSLNFEMNVFLYDKALAHGMKASFEKDMQHCSQLTWDDYQKRSAVIRTKEAFSRLLSPLL; encoded by the coding sequence TTGGAGTGGTGGGACTATCTCGGATATTTGATCGTTATTATAAATATTTTTATTGGGTTTATTATTATCTTCCGGGAGCAGAAAAGTGCTTCAACAACGTGGGCCTGGCTGATGGTCCTGTTTTTTGTGCCGGTTATTGGACTTCTTTTGTACTTTCTGTTTGGAAGAGAGCTGAAAAAAAGCCGCTGGGACGAGTCATTTTTATACGAATCGGATAAAATTCTCCAGCGTCAGCAGCATGAGGACAAAAAGGAACAGTTTACAGAAAAAGGAGATCTGCTGAAGAAACAGAGCAGCGTGATGGATATCCATCTTTATCACAGTTCTTCTCCGCTTATCTATGGGGAAGAAATAGAATTTATTCTCGATGGAAGTGAAAAATTCAAAAGGCTCTATGCTGATATAGAGCAGGCACGTTCGACCATTTACGTGCAGTATTTCGGGATTGAAAAGGATGAGATGGGCCGCAGGTTTATTAATCTGCTCACAAAGAAAGCCGGCGAAGGGGTAGAGGTCTTCCTGCTGTTTGATAGTTTTGGCTCATTAAGCGTAAACAAAAAGTTCCTTAAGGATTTTCGACGCGCCGGCGGAAAAGCAAAAGCGTTTTTTCCTCTGCGGACAGCGCTGAGTAAAGCAACTGTAAATCATCGGAACCACCGGAAAATCGTTGTGATTGATGAAATGATCGGATATACGGGCGGGTTTAATGTTGGAGATAAATATGTTTCCTTCAATGAATCGCTGGGCTACTGGCGCGATACCCACCTGCGCATGACAGGGCAGGCAGCTTTCTTCCTTGCCGAGCACGTGCTTTCGGACTGGGACAAAGCCAATCCGAATGACTCACGCACACTGAAAAATAAAGCTCTTCCTCAACCTCCTGCTTCAGGGAAAGGTACGTTGATGCAGATCGTGCGCAGCGGACCCGATGCCGAGCGGGACCAGGTGCATCAGGGTTTCCTGAAAATGGTTCAGGAAGCCGAGGATTACATTTATATTCAAACGCCGTACTTTATTCCTGACTCGAGTTTATTAAGTGCCCTGCGCATGGCTGTTTTGAGCGGGGTCCAGGTGAAAATTATGATTCCGAACAAGCCGGATCATCCTTTCGTATACTGGGCGACCTACTATTATGTCGGGGAGCTGTTGAGAGAAGGTGCAGAGATTTACAAGTATGAGGAAGGATTTCTGCATGCGAAAACGCTGACGACGGATGATGCAATCACCACCGTGGGCACGACGAACATGGACGTGAGAAGCGTGAGCCTCAACTTTGAAATGAACGTCTTTTTGTACGACAAAGCACTCGCTCATGGGATGAAAGCCTCTTTTGAAAAAGATATGCAGCACTGCAGCCAGTTGACGTGGGACGATTATCAGAAACGGTCAGCTGTCATCCGGACGAAGGAAGCATTTTCCCGCCTGCTGTCTCCGCTGCTTTAA
- a CDS encoding CBS domain-containing protein, whose amino-acid sequence MSKVRDYMSTHVQTADASTELSTIAQLMKKEDVGFIPLLEKKNTLVS is encoded by the coding sequence ATGAGTAAAGTAAGAGATTATATGTCCACGCACGTGCAGACAGCCGATGCCAGTACTGAATTATCAACGATTGCGCAGCTTATGAAGAAGGAAGATGTCGGGTTCATTCCTTTACTGGAAAAAAAGAATACGTTGGTATCGTGA
- a CDS encoding phosphatase PAP2 family protein, whose product MNQQLRADWLDPIMVFLTTISDVAAFWWITAVILLIAGRKIGSYVPGLTLAAAVAAAFMARNAAAYLIARPRPPLTEENVNQLVELPIADSFPSGHAASSFAAMYVMVYFFPSAKYWAIPLAVIFAYTRLYVGMHFPLDSLAGALLGLITAAVTTKLIVSYAAKKKNPSAAS is encoded by the coding sequence TTGAATCAGCAGCTTCGTGCAGACTGGCTTGATCCGATTATGGTCTTCCTGACAACGATCAGCGATGTTGCTGCCTTCTGGTGGATAACAGCTGTTATTCTTTTAATTGCCGGCAGAAAAATCGGCAGCTATGTGCCGGGTCTGACGCTCGCTGCGGCAGTTGCTGCGGCTTTTATGGCAAGAAACGCCGCAGCATACCTCATTGCGAGGCCGCGCCCTCCGCTTACGGAAGAAAACGTGAACCAGCTGGTGGAACTTCCCATAGCGGACTCTTTTCCTTCCGGCCACGCTGCCTCGTCTTTTGCAGCTATGTACGTCATGGTCTACTTCTTCCCGTCCGCAAAATACTGGGCCATTCCGCTTGCGGTAATATTTGCGTACACGCGTCTTTACGTAGGAATGCACTTTCCCCTTGATTCACTTGCGGGTGCGCTTCTCGGACTTATCACAGCGGCTGTCACTACGAAACTGATCGTCTCGTACGCTGCTAAAAAGAAGAACCCTTCCGCTGCTTCATAA
- a CDS encoding nuclease-related domain-containing protein: MEIKPQIRPPVLDEYEALLACLPVTHSEYPRIHQCYYQQHAGYQGEKMLPYYLQFLPENCLILYQLRLQNIRNYYFQMDAVVVTPYMILILEVKNYKGKLRIEPHYSQLIQKTEHGEKVYPCPLQQSRRQEQQLRSWLTSHGFPSIPIYSHICIANDYSHISSDEPIPNLSHITKLPEVFTQLSSENKRRRLTDKKCLALAEEMVRAHEEGRSDLMQKYQLTPADLQFEVQCAHCPQHFLKKARGGWICETCQYRDEKAHVKLFRMYARFVSSEITMKQASMLLGIEGRNTVRRLVKPYVQKAGGSTKASTYCFINERLT, encoded by the coding sequence ATGGAAATAAAGCCGCAAATCCGCCCACCGGTGCTTGATGAGTATGAGGCATTACTGGCCTGCCTCCCTGTTACGCACTCCGAATATCCTCGCATCCACCAGTGTTATTATCAGCAGCATGCAGGCTATCAGGGAGAGAAAATGCTCCCTTACTATCTTCAGTTTCTCCCGGAAAACTGCTTGATTCTTTATCAGCTTCGTCTGCAGAACATCCGAAATTACTATTTTCAGATGGATGCTGTAGTCGTTACTCCTTATATGATCTTGATTCTGGAAGTGAAAAATTATAAAGGAAAACTGCGGATTGAACCGCATTATTCCCAACTGATTCAAAAGACGGAGCATGGTGAAAAAGTGTATCCCTGTCCGCTCCAGCAAAGCCGCAGGCAAGAGCAGCAGCTCAGGTCATGGCTTACCTCCCACGGATTTCCCTCTATCCCGATTTACTCCCACATCTGTATTGCCAATGACTATTCACATATTAGTTCCGATGAGCCAATTCCAAATTTGTCCCACATTACCAAACTGCCGGAAGTTTTTACGCAGCTTTCTTCAGAAAATAAGAGGCGCCGGTTAACGGATAAAAAGTGTCTGGCTCTCGCGGAAGAAATGGTGAGAGCACATGAAGAGGGGAGATCCGATTTAATGCAGAAGTATCAGCTGACACCGGCAGACCTGCAGTTTGAGGTTCAGTGTGCTCATTGCCCTCAGCATTTCCTAAAGAAGGCACGAGGAGGGTGGATCTGTGAAACGTGTCAGTACAGAGATGAAAAAGCCCACGTAAAGCTTTTTCGTATGTACGCACGCTTTGTCAGCAGCGAGATAACGATGAAACAGGCGTCGATGCTTCTCGGAATTGAGGGCCGGAACACTGTCAGGCGTCTGGTGAAGCCTTACGTGCAAAAAGCAGGCGGAAGCACGAAAGCAAGCACTTACTGCTTCATAAACGAGCGGCTTACGTAG
- a CDS encoding CBS domain-containing protein, with protein MTDRDIVVRGLAEGSIEKKKASDIMTKEVVTATPDTAIEEAARIMQEHQIRRLLVVEEGKIHGVVSLGNFGVENAADIAGAIVQAASKGKGNN; from the coding sequence GTGACGGACCGTGATATTGTTGTGAGAGGACTGGCGGAAGGTAGTATAGAGAAGAAAAAAGCCTCGGATATTATGACAAAGGAAGTAGTCACAGCCACACCGGACACTGCAATTGAAGAAGCTGCACGTATCATGCAGGAACACCAAATCAGACGGCTGCTCGTTGTAGAAGAAGGGAAAATCCACGGCGTCGTAAGTCTCGGAAACTTTGGGGTGGAAAATGCAGCTGATATAGCAGGGGCCATCGTCCAGGCTGCGTCTAAAGGAAAAGGAAATAACTGA